The segment CGACCACTACTCGCTCTACCTCCAGGTGCAACTCCACCACCAGGTCGACCCGGCCCCGGAGTTCGGCGCCCAGCGCGAGGGCCTGGCCCAGCGCCGCTACCTGATCAGCCCGGTGGACGCCCTCGGCGACGAGGCCTACCTCGGCTACCTCGACGACCCCGGCCGGAGCGACCCGAGCTGGCACTACCTCACCCAGGTCCTGTACGTCCGACAGGGCGGCATGACCTGCTACGCCAGTTGGTCCGGCTCCTACCAGGACGGCAAGGCCACCGCCCCCGACCTCGACCAGGTCCGCGCCGCACTGCTCTCCGACACCCGCGACCTCCTCCACGCCCTCGGCGGCTCCCCCACCTGACCGGCCACGCCGCCCGGCACCACCCGGGGCCGCCACCGCCCGCCCCGAGCCACCGACCCGACAGCGGGCGCGAGCGCGCCGAAGCACCGGCACCGGCTGGCACCTGCCGCCCGCTCGACCGTGGGCGTGGGCGTCAGCCGTCAGTAAGGGCGGGAGCCCGCCCGGGAGGCGCGGGCCACGGCGACGACGGCCCGTTCGAGCGCGTACGCGGGGTCGTCGGAACCGCCCTTCACCGCGGCGTCGGCCTCGGCGACGGCGGTGAGCGCGGCAGCCACGCCGTCACCGGTCCAGCCCCGCATCTGCTGCCGGACCCGGTCGATCTTCCACGGCGGCATGCCGAGTTCGCGCGCCAGGTCGCCGGGCCGCATGTTGCGGCCCGCCGAGGCCAGCCGGCCGATGCTGCGGACGCCGGAGGCCAGGGCGTAGGTGATGCCGGTCGGCGGCTGGCCCACCGCCAGGGCCCAGCGCAGCCGCTCCAGCGCCTCGGCGGCCCGACCGGTCACCGCCAGGTCGGCCACCTCGAAGCCGGTCGCCTCGGCACGGCCGCTGTAGTACTTGGCGACCGCCGTCTCGTCGATCGGCCCCTCGATGTCCGCGGTCAACTGGCTGCACGCGGCCGACAGTTCCCGCAGGTCGCTGCCCAGCGAGTCCAGCAGCGCCTGGCACGCCTCGGGGCTGGCGGCCCGGCCCAGGGTGCGGAACTCGTTGCGGATGAAGGCCAGCTTCTCGCCCGCCTTGGTGAGCTTCGCGCAGGCGACCTCCCGGGCGCCCGCCTTCTTCGCCGCATCCAGCAGACCCTTGCCCTTGGCACCGCCCGCGTGCACCAGCACCATGATCACTTCTTCGGCGGGTGACTCCAGGTAGGCCTTGACCTCCTTGACCGAGTCGGCCGAGAGGTCCTGCGCGGCCCTGACCACGATGACCTTCCGCTCCGCGAAGAGCGAGGGCGTGGTGAGCTCCGCCAACTGCCCCGGCTGCAGCACGCCCTGCGCGAGATCCCGCACGTCCGTGTCCGGGTCCGCCGCCCGCGCCGCGGCCACCACCTGGGCGACCGCGCGGTCGAGCAGCAACTCCTCCTGACCGACCGCAACGGTCAGCGGGGCGAGCAGGTCGTCGGGTGCACTCTTCCTGGCCATCGCCTACCAGGATCGCACGCCGCGCCGACAGCCCGGCACGCCCCGGACCCTCCGTCCGCCCTCTCCTTCCACCCGCGTTCACCGTGCATCCGCTCGCCACCCGCCTGTGCCCCGCCCGTGTCCACCCGTGCCCGCCCGCCCGGTCGGTCGGAGAGCGGGGTCGATGCCCTTCGGACCGCGCGGCTGAGGAGAATGATGACGTGATCGAGAACATTGACCGTCAGTTGCTCGTCCTCCCCGACCGCGGTGCGGCGGAGGAGGTCGCCGAGGAGTTGGGCGCGCGCTGGCCCGAACTGGGCGACGTCGAGGTGGTCCGGGACTCCCTCGCCGGGGAGGACGATGCCGAGGACGCCCAGTGGCTGGTGGTGGTCGAGGCCCCCGAGGACGAGGGCTGGACCCCCCGCCTGCTCTCCGAACTCGACCAGCTCGTCGCCGAACAGGACGGCTGGCGCGAACAGGGCTGACCCCGCCCGCGTCTCTCACCGCCCCTCCCACCGATACTCCCTGGCCCCGCCCGGGCGAGGTGCCTCACCCGCCCGGGCGGGCGTTTGCGTGAGCGGTTCCTTCCTCTCTCCGCGCCGCCTCCCCGCCCTGGAACGGACCGCCCGCCGCATCGGCCCCCGTTCAGCCGCGCGCCGGACGCGGGTGCGTCGCCACGGCCAGGGTCCGCGCATCACCCAGGACCGCGATATCGCCGGACCGGTCGGTCCTGACCACCATCGCCCCGAGCGCCCTGAGCCCCGCCACGGTCCGCGCCGCCGGATGCCCGTACGGGTTGCCCTCCCCGCAGGAGATCAGGGCCAGCCGGGGGCGGAGCGCGGCCGTCAACGACCAGTCCTGGCCGGCCGATCCGTGGTGCGCCACCTTGAGGACGTCCACCCGCCCCACTCCCGGCGGCCCCGGACCGCTCGGCGCCGCGCTCCCCGCCGAACCCGCGAGCACCGACCGCCCCGCACCATCAGCGCCGCTCCCGGCCACCGACACCCCGTCAGCCGATCCACGCGCCGACGTCCTGTTCGTGGTGGCCGGTGGGGCCGCCCGAACCGTCGGAGCTGTCGGGACCGTCGGAACCCCCTGAACCGCCGGAGGCGGAGCGGGCGGTGCCGGTGGCGGCAGACCGAGCGCCAGCACGGCGGCCTGGGCCGGCGGTTCCAGGTCTCCGAGCAGTGCGACTCTCAGCGGGGCGGCGGACGGGCCGACCGTGGCGAGGATAGCGATGCTGGAGTTGTTCGCCCCTTCCGCCTCGGGGGCCAGGGGCGAGGTCGGCCACAGGACCTGCCACGCGAGTTCGGCTCCGACAGTGCGCCGCTCACCGCGCTGCGCACGCACCACCGGGATGCCGCCGGCTCCCGCCCAGCGAAGCACCCGGGACCTCTCACCATCCGCCTCCTCCGCGGCGGTCACCTCGATCGCCCCGACCGACCGACCCCGCAGCACGCCCGGGATGCCCTCCGCGTGGTCGGCGTGGAAGTGGGTGAGCAGCAGCAGGGGGATCTCGGTCACCCCGAGGCCCCGCAGGCAGTCGTCGGCCGCCTTCGGGTCGGGCCCGGCGTCCACCACCACGGCACTGCCCGGCCCCACGGGCAGGACGGTCATGTCACCCTGTCCGATGTCGCACACCGCCAGCCGCCACCCCCGGGCCGGCCAGCCGGTCGCCAACCGGACGACGGAGGGCGGCCGCAGCAGCACCACCGGCAGCAGCAGAGCGACCGCGAGCGCGACCAGGCCCCGTGTCCGTCGGCTCCGGGACCGGTGGCCGGCCAGTAGCGGCGGCACCGCCCAGGCCAGCGACAGGATCACCACGACCAGCAGCACCGCGCCGAACGGCCCGGCCGGCCAGGCGAGTTCTGCCCCGGGGAGTTCCGCCCCGTGCCGCGCGACGGTGGCCAGCCATCCGACCGGCAGTGCCGCGAGGTCCGTCAGGAACTCGGCCGTCCCCTTCGAGAGGGGTGCGGCCGCGAGCGCGCCGAACCCGAGCAGGGTGGCCGGGGCCACCGCGATCTCGGCCAGCAGGTTGCACGGCACCCCGACCAGGCTGACCCGGGGTGCGAGCAGCACGGTGACCGGCGAACAGAAGGCCTGCGCAGCCGCGGTGGCGCCAACCGCCGATGCCAGGTGGCGCGGCCAACCGCGCGCCCGCAGCGCCGCCGTCCACCTCGGCCCGAGCACCAGCAGCCCGGCGGTGGCCAGTGCCGAGAGCAGGAACCCGTACGAGCGGGCCAGCTGGGGATCGACGAGGATCAGGATCAGCACGGCGCCGGCCAGTGCGGGAACACCGCTCCGGGGGCGGCCGGTGGCCAACGCCAGCAATCCGATCAGCCCGGTCGCGGCCGCTCTGAGCACGCTCGGATCAGGGCGGCAGACAGTGACGAACGCCAGCGTCAGCACGGTGCCGAGCAGCGCCGTGGTGCGGAACGAGAGGCCCAGCACCCCGGCCAGGCCGCCGCGGACGGGAGCTTCCGGTTCGCTGGAGGTGCCGCCGACCAGCACGGCCAGGATGATCGCCAGGTTGGCGCCGCTCACCGCGACCAGGTGACCGAGGTCGGTGGCCCGGAACGCGTCCGCCAGGTCGTCGGGCAGCCGTGAGACGTCTCCCACCACTAATCCGGGGAGCAGCCCGCGCGAATCCGGCGGCAGGTGGTCGCAGGCGTCGCGCAGCCCTTCGCGCAGGTGCGCCGCGAGTCGCTGCGGAAGGCTCGGCGGTGCCGTGACGCGCGGCGGCCCCTGTGGGACGAGCAGCGCCGCGGAGTCGGTCCGGGAGCGCCCGCCGGACGCGGTCGGACGCTCCGGCAGCACCTCCGCGCGCAGTTCCAGTTCGGTGGAGGGGATCAACTGCCGCCATGGATAGTCCTCCTGGGAGCGGATCAGCAGGGTGACGGGTGTCCGTGTCCGGGTGGTGAGGTCCGACGCGGAGCCGCTGTGCGGCACGGGGTCGAGGCGGACCCGGGTGACGAGTGCGGGGACGGTGAGGGTCGGCCTGGAGAGCGGGCTTCCCCCGGGGTGCGGGCCGCGCTGCTTCGGGTCGCCCGTGACGGTCAGCTGGACGGTGACTTCGGGGTTGACGGGTCTCTCGCCCACGGGCCGCCCCGCGGCGGCCCGTTCGTCCTCGCTATCCGACTGCCCTGGCCCGGTAGAGGGTGCGGGCACCGTAAACGGTGGAGGCGCCGTGGGCGGTGGGGGCGGCGTGAGCGGTGCGGGCGGACGGGCCAGCGCGGGTAGCGGGCCGCGGTGCAGGTCGGCGGTGTGCAGGGCGGTGGTGGTCGCCGCCGCGGCAGCGGTCAGCAGGACGGCGGCGGTCAGGCGATGGATCGAACGGCGGGGTCCTTTCGTGGCGAGCAGGGCGCAGGAGGAAACTGCGACGACCAACGCGGCCATGAACAGCGGGGGATGGCGATTCGGCTCCAGGCCGATGACGGCGGAGGTCACGGCCCATGCGGTGACGGCCGGGAGGAGCAGCCGGTAGTCGACGTTTCGGCGGGCGGTGGAAGGTGTGACCGACATCGGGGTGCCTCCTCTCGGCGTGAGCGGCAGTCGGCGGCGGATGGTGTGCTGGTGTGCTGGTGGTTCACGAAGCAGGGTGTTTCCCCCGGGTGCGGCTCCTTCCCGGGCAGCGTGGGTGGTCTGATTACAGGGGCAGCCTCCAATCAGTGCGGCGGTGTCGTCTCGGTGGTCGCACCCCAGGGGTACGACCCGGACAGTGCGCGGCGCCGTTCGGCGGAGGACGGCGGCCGCTCGGGTCGGGCGGCGGCGAGCGGGAACAGCGGGTCGGCGGGTCGGCGGGTCGTCAGAGGGTCAACAACGGCTTGAGGTCTTCGTACTTGCGCGGGCCGATACCGGGGACGTGGCGGAGTTGGTCGAGGGATTGGAAGGGGCCGTGAGCGAGGCGGTACTGGAGGATGCGCTGGGCGAGGGCGGGACCGACACCTGGGAGCGAGTCGAGTTGGTCCGCACCGGCGTGGTTGAGGCTGACGGGGCCGGCGCGCCCGGTCGGGGTCGTGCCGCCGGGCGGGGGATCGGTACCTACGAGGATCTGTTCTCCGTCGGTGAGTGGGCGGGCGAGGTTGAGGAGGCTGGTGTCGGTGCCGGGGAGCGGTCCACCGGCAGCGGTCAGGGCGTCGGCGACCCTTGAACCCGCGGGGAGGGTTCGCAGGCCGGGGCGTTGAACTTTTCCGGCGATGTCGATGACGAGGGACGGCCCGGTCGGCTGGAGCACCGACGCTCCCTCCGGGGCCTGGTCGGAAGCGGGTCCGGCCATGGCGATGACCGGGACGGGCACGGGACGCGGCCGGCCGAGCCAGAAGTGCTGGACGGCGTAGCCCGTGGCGAGGAC is part of the Kitasatospora setae KM-6054 genome and harbors:
- a CDS encoding ComEA family DNA-binding protein — encoded protein: MRFRLPTAFALDRRAVLGLTVLLVLATGYAVQHFWLGRPRPVPVPVIAMAGPASDQAPEGASVLQPTGPSLVIDIAGKVQRPGLRTLPAGSRVADALTAAGGPLPGTDTSLLNLARPLTDGEQILVGTDPPPGGTTPTGRAGPVSLNHAGADQLDSLPGVGPALAQRILQYRLAHGPFQSLDQLRHVPGIGPRKYEDLKPLLTL
- the holA gene encoding DNA polymerase III subunit delta; this translates as MARKSAPDDLLAPLTVAVGQEELLLDRAVAQVVAAARAADPDTDVRDLAQGVLQPGQLAELTTPSLFAERKVIVVRAAQDLSADSVKEVKAYLESPAEEVIMVLVHAGGAKGKGLLDAAKKAGAREVACAKLTKAGEKLAFIRNEFRTLGRAASPEACQALLDSLGSDLRELSAACSQLTADIEGPIDETAVAKYYSGRAEATGFEVADLAVTGRAAEALERLRWALAVGQPPTGITYALASGVRSIGRLASAGRNMRPGDLARELGMPPWKIDRVRQQMRGWTGDGVAAALTAVAEADAAVKGGSDDPAYALERAVVAVARASRAGSRPY
- a CDS encoding ComEC/Rec2 family competence protein is translated as MSVTPSTARRNVDYRLLLPAVTAWAVTSAVIGLEPNRHPPLFMAALVVAVSSCALLATKGPRRSIHRLTAAVLLTAAAAATTTALHTADLHRGPLPALARPPAPLTPPPPPTAPPPFTVPAPSTGPGQSDSEDERAAAGRPVGERPVNPEVTVQLTVTGDPKQRGPHPGGSPLSRPTLTVPALVTRVRLDPVPHSGSASDLTTRTRTPVTLLIRSQEDYPWRQLIPSTELELRAEVLPERPTASGGRSRTDSAALLVPQGPPRVTAPPSLPQRLAAHLREGLRDACDHLPPDSRGLLPGLVVGDVSRLPDDLADAFRATDLGHLVAVSGANLAIILAVLVGGTSSEPEAPVRGGLAGVLGLSFRTTALLGTVLTLAFVTVCRPDPSVLRAAATGLIGLLALATGRPRSGVPALAGAVLILILVDPQLARSYGFLLSALATAGLLVLGPRWTAALRARGWPRHLASAVGATAAAQAFCSPVTVLLAPRVSLVGVPCNLLAEIAVAPATLLGFGALAAAPLSKGTAEFLTDLAALPVGWLATVARHGAELPGAELAWPAGPFGAVLLVVVILSLAWAVPPLLAGHRSRSRRTRGLVALAVALLLPVVLLRPPSVVRLATGWPARGWRLAVCDIGQGDMTVLPVGPGSAVVVDAGPDPKAADDCLRGLGVTEIPLLLLTHFHADHAEGIPGVLRGRSVGAIEVTAAEEADGERSRVLRWAGAGGIPVVRAQRGERRTVGAELAWQVLWPTSPLAPEAEGANNSSIAILATVGPSAAPLRVALLGDLEPPAQAAVLALGLPPPAPPAPPPAVQGVPTVPTAPTVRAAPPATTNRTSARGSADGVSVAGSGADGAGRSVLAGSAGSAAPSGPGPPGVGRVDVLKVAHHGSAGQDWSLTAALRPRLALISCGEGNPYGHPAARTVAGLRALGAMVVRTDRSGDIAVLGDARTLAVATHPRPARG